In Melospiza melodia melodia isolate bMelMel2 unplaced genomic scaffold, bMelMel2.pri scaffold_18, whole genome shotgun sequence, the following are encoded in one genomic region:
- the LOC134433352 gene encoding olfactory receptor 14J1-like, with amino-acid sequence LHYGTLLGSRACAHMAAAAWASGFLNALLHTANTFSLPLCHGNALGQFFCEIPQILKLSCSKSYLREFGLLAVSVCLSFGCFVFVVFSYVQIFRAVLRIPSEQGRHKAFSTCLPHLAVVSLFYSTGTFAYLKPPSISTPSLDLALSVLYSVVPPF; translated from the coding sequence ctgcactacgggaccctcctgggcagcagagcttgtgcccacatggcagcagctgcctgggccagtggctttctcaatgctctgctgcacacagccaatacattttccctgcccctgtgccatggcaatgccctgggccagttcttctgtgaaatcccacagatcctcaaactctcctgttccaaatcctaccttagggaatttgggctgcttgctgtcagtgtctgtttatcatttggttgttttgtgttcgttgttttctcctatgtgcagatcttcagagctgttctgaggatcccctctgagcagggacggcacaaagccttttccacctgcctccctcacctggccgtggtctctcttttctatagcactggcacatttgcctacctgaagcccccctccatctccaccccatccctggatctggccctgtcagttctgtactcggtggtgcctcca